The proteins below come from a single Juglans regia cultivar Chandler chromosome 12, Walnut 2.0, whole genome shotgun sequence genomic window:
- the LOC109010406 gene encoding LOW QUALITY PROTEIN: ATP synthase subunit alpha, mitochondrial (The sequence of the model RefSeq protein was modified relative to this genomic sequence to represent the inferred CDS: inserted 1 base in 1 codon; substituted 3 bases at 3 genomic stop codons) translates to MKFSPRAIKLMTLLESRVTNFYMNFQVDEICRVVSIGDGIAHVYGLNEIQAGEMVDFASCVKGIAFNLENGNIGIVLFCSDTAIKEIDLVKVTGSIVDVLVGKAMLGHVVAALGVPIDXRGPLCDHKLRHIEVKAPRIIEHKSVHEPMQTGLKAVDSLVPIGHGQRELIIEDRQTGKXVIAIDTILNEKQMNSRATFASETLYCVYVVIGXKCSTVAQLVQILSEVNALEYSILVAATALSLSPLQFLAPMGEYLCNNGMHTLIIYHDYSKXVVAYRQMSLLLLRPPDSEPFPRDVYYLHSHLLGKASKQLDQTGAGSLIVLLVIEIKARDISAYIPTNLISFNLSKGGHFAILCQFQF, encoded by the exons ATGAAATTCTCTCCTAGAGCTATAAAACTAATGACTCTATTAGAAAGTAGAGTTACCAACTTTTACATGAATTTTCAAGTGGATGAGATCTGTCGAGTGGTCTCCATTGGAGATGGGATTGCACATGTTTATGGATTGAATGAGATTCAAGCTGGGGAAATGGTTGACTTTGCCAGTTGTGTGAAAGGAATAGCCTTTAATCTGGAGAATGGCAATATAGGGATTGTTCTCTTTTGTAGTGATACTGCCATTAAAGAAATAGATCTTGTCAAGGTCACTGGATCTATTGTGGATGTTCTTGTGGGAAAGGCTATGCTAGGGCATGTGGTCGCCGCCTTGGGAGTACCTATTGATTGAAGAGGACCTCTATGCGATCACAAGCTAAGACATATCGAAGTAAAAGCCCCTAGGATTATTGAACATAAATCTGTGCACGAGCCTATGCAAACAGGGTTAAAAGCAGTAGATAGCTTGGTTCCTATAGGCCATGGTCAACGAGAACTTATAATCGAGGACCGACAAACTGGAA TAGTTATTGCTATTGATACCATATtaaatgaaaagcaaatgaaCTCAAGGGCCACCTTTGCGAGTGAAACATTGTATTGTGTCTATGTAGTGATTGGATAGAAATGCTCAACTGTGGCACAATTAGTTCAAATACTTTCAGAAGTGAATGCTTTGGAATATTCCATTCTTGTAGCTGCCACTGCTTTGAGTCTCTCTCCTTTGCAATTTCTGGCCCCAATGGGGGAATATTTATGCAATAATGGAATGCATACATTAATAATCTATCATGATTATAGTAAATAGGTGGTGGCATATCGACAAATGTCATTATTGTTACTTCGACCACCAGACAGTGAGCCTTTCCCAAGGGATGTTTACTATTTACATTCCCATCTCTTAGGAAAAGCCTCTAAACAATTAGACCAGACAGGTGCAGGTAGCTTGATCGTCTTACTAGTCATTGAAATAAAAGCTAGAGACATATCAGCCTATATTCCCACCAATCTGATCTCTTTTAACTTGAGCAAAGGTGGCCACTTCGCTATATTGTGCCAATTCCAGTTTTGA